The proteins below are encoded in one region of Vibrio sp. ED004:
- the coaA gene encoding type I pantothenate kinase: MSPFMSFDRERWSELRNLVPMTLSESDLKELQGINEKLTMEEAVEIYLPLSRLLNLYVAARQNRNSVLHEFLDKKEKAPPFIIGIAGSVAVGKSTTARLLKALLSRWENHPKVELVTTDGFLYPNEVLEEKGLMSKKGFPESYDIKRLVNFVSDVKACKRNVTAPVYSHLTYNITDDVKCVDLPDVLIIEGLNVLQSGMNYPHEPHRVFISDFLDFSLYVDADSQQIKEWYINRFMKFRDGPFTKPGSYFSHYTKLSNQAALDKAEGIWSSINGLNLEQNILPTRERAHLILRKGADHMVEEVLLRK; the protein is encoded by the coding sequence ATGAGCCCATTTATGTCATTTGACCGCGAACGCTGGTCTGAGCTAAGGAATTTAGTTCCGATGACACTTTCTGAAAGCGACTTAAAAGAGCTTCAAGGCATCAATGAAAAACTCACAATGGAAGAGGCTGTGGAGATCTACCTACCGCTTTCTCGCCTATTGAATCTCTATGTGGCAGCCAGACAAAACAGAAACTCGGTACTTCATGAGTTCCTAGATAAGAAAGAGAAAGCGCCACCTTTTATCATCGGGATTGCAGGTAGTGTTGCGGTTGGTAAAAGTACGACTGCGCGACTGCTTAAAGCCCTACTCTCTCGTTGGGAAAACCACCCAAAAGTTGAGCTAGTCACAACGGACGGTTTCTTGTACCCAAATGAAGTGTTGGAAGAGAAAGGTTTGATGAGTAAAAAAGGCTTCCCTGAGTCTTACGACATCAAGCGTCTAGTGAACTTTGTCTCTGATGTGAAGGCGTGCAAAAGAAATGTCACCGCACCGGTATACTCGCACCTAACTTACAACATTACTGATGATGTTAAGTGTGTCGACCTACCTGATGTGCTTATTATTGAAGGGCTTAATGTCTTACAGAGTGGCATGAACTACCCACACGAACCGCATCGTGTGTTTATTTCAGACTTCCTTGATTTCTCACTCTATGTTGATGCTGACAGCCAGCAGATCAAAGAGTGGTACATCAATCGTTTTATGAAGTTTCGCGACGGGCCGTTTACCAAGCCTGGTTCGTACTTTAGTCATTACACTAAGCTGTCGAATCAAGCTGCACTAGACAAAGCGGAAGGAATCTGGAGTTCAATCAATGGCTTAAACCTTGAACAAAATATCCTTCCGACAAGAGAAAGAGCGCACCTGATTTTGCGAAAAGGCGCAGATCACATGGTTGAAGAAGTGTTACTCAGAAAATAG
- the birA gene encoding bifunctional biotin--[acetyl-CoA-carboxylase] ligase/biotin operon repressor BirA, with amino-acid sequence MREHSTKLALLKCLSGGEFHSGEDLGEMIGVSRAAISKHIKGIQGWGLDIYRVQGKGYKLANQLDMLDQEKLSAPSPDASLDLIPIIGSTNQHLLERTNTLESGSVCIAEYQAAGRGRRGREWVSPFGANLYLSMYWRLDAGMAAAMGLSLVVGVAVVEALKEMGVEGIKLKWPNDLYHNDKKLAGILVELSGQSGGAAHIVIGLGLNLSMDPTTSGIGQPWTSLKEVCDGKVPDRNQLAQALINAWDKSLVDYELKGMSNFVERWNRLDNFLGRNVRLIIGPREIEGVVQGIDEQGAVLLKTENGIESYIGGEISLRKGD; translated from the coding sequence GTGAGGGAGCACAGTACTAAGTTAGCACTACTAAAATGCCTTTCCGGTGGCGAGTTTCATTCCGGAGAAGACCTCGGCGAGATGATAGGCGTCTCAAGAGCGGCTATCAGTAAGCACATTAAAGGGATTCAAGGGTGGGGATTGGATATCTATCGAGTGCAAGGCAAGGGCTACAAGTTAGCTAACCAGTTGGACATGCTTGACCAAGAGAAATTGTCAGCTCCGAGCCCTGACGCTTCGCTTGATCTGATCCCAATCATTGGTTCTACTAATCAACACTTGTTAGAGCGTACGAATACTCTTGAGTCCGGTTCGGTTTGTATTGCTGAATATCAAGCTGCTGGCCGCGGGCGTCGTGGAAGAGAGTGGGTATCGCCATTTGGTGCAAACCTGTACCTTTCAATGTACTGGAGACTTGACGCTGGTATGGCTGCTGCAATGGGCTTAAGCCTTGTGGTTGGCGTAGCCGTTGTTGAGGCTTTAAAAGAGATGGGCGTTGAAGGCATCAAGCTTAAGTGGCCGAATGATCTATACCACAATGACAAGAAGCTCGCGGGTATCTTGGTCGAGCTCTCTGGACAGTCAGGTGGCGCAGCTCATATTGTGATTGGTTTAGGACTAAATCTATCTATGGACCCAACAACATCAGGTATTGGTCAACCGTGGACTTCTCTTAAAGAAGTGTGTGACGGGAAGGTGCCAGATCGTAACCAATTAGCACAGGCTCTGATCAATGCTTGGGATAAGTCTCTTGTGGATTATGAATTGAAAGGTATGTCTAACTTCGTAGAACGTTGGAATCGCTTAGATAATTTCTTAGGTCGCAATGTTAGGTTGATTATTGGACCTAGAGAAATTGAAGGTGTTGTTCAAGGCATCGATGAACAGGGGGCTGTGTTACTCAAAACCGAGAATGGCATCGAGAGTTATATTGGTGGCGAAATATCACTACGAAAAGGGGATTAA
- the murB gene encoding UDP-N-acetylmuramate dehydrogenase, with protein sequence MQFHLNASLKNVHTFSIDQTCDALVEVTTIEELITVYQDPKWSTLPKLILGKGSNMLFTEHFAGLIIVNQLAGITLTETESHHHLHVNGGEDWPSLVKWSVDRGLGGLENLAMIPGCSGSAPIQNIGAYGVELQDVCEYVDILCLDTYTVKRLSKEECLFGYRDSIFKHALYGKAIVVAIGLTLPKEWKPCNHYGPLKSLPAETLSPSTIFDEVCAIRSSKLPDPSKQGNAGSFFKNPVITKDHFDRLSELYPNIVGYESNDMIKVAAGWLIDQCQFKGVTEGGAQVHPNQALVLINYDQASAIDILKLADRVRQAVLNKFDIQLEHEVRFMGRDSETNLDRALEALV encoded by the coding sequence ATGCAATTCCATCTCAATGCTAGTTTAAAAAACGTTCATACTTTTTCCATCGATCAGACATGTGATGCGTTGGTTGAAGTCACGACTATCGAAGAACTGATTACAGTTTATCAAGACCCTAAATGGTCAACTTTGCCTAAGTTAATACTGGGTAAGGGCAGTAATATGCTTTTTACTGAGCACTTTGCAGGCTTGATTATTGTGAACCAGTTAGCTGGAATTACGCTAACAGAGACAGAGAGTCATCACCATCTACATGTTAATGGTGGTGAGGATTGGCCTAGCTTGGTTAAGTGGAGTGTTGATAGAGGGCTTGGTGGCTTAGAAAACCTTGCAATGATACCGGGTTGTTCTGGCTCTGCACCTATTCAGAATATTGGTGCGTACGGCGTTGAGCTGCAAGATGTCTGTGAATACGTCGATATTCTCTGTCTGGATACTTATACAGTTAAGCGATTAAGCAAAGAGGAATGCCTCTTTGGTTACCGAGATTCTATTTTTAAACATGCGCTTTATGGCAAAGCGATTGTTGTCGCGATTGGTTTAACACTGCCGAAAGAGTGGAAGCCATGTAACCATTACGGCCCACTTAAAAGCCTGCCAGCAGAAACACTTTCCCCTAGTACGATATTCGATGAAGTATGTGCTATTCGTTCGAGCAAACTGCCAGACCCTTCGAAACAGGGCAATGCTGGAAGCTTTTTCAAAAACCCCGTGATCACTAAAGATCATTTTGATCGCCTGTCAGAGCTGTACCCAAACATCGTTGGTTACGAGAGTAACGACATGATCAAAGTTGCCGCAGGATGGCTGATTGATCAATGCCAGTTTAAAGGTGTAACTGAAGGCGGCGCTCAAGTTCACCCGAATCAAGCACTGGTTCTCATCAATTATGATCAAGCTTCTGCTATCGACATTCTTAAGCTTGCAGACCGAGTTCGTCAAGCTGTCCTGAACAAGTTCGATATTCAGTTGGAACACGAAGTCCGCTTTATGGGTAGAGATAGCGAGACAAACCTAGATAGAGCTTTGGAGGCATTAGTGTGA
- a CDS encoding GNAT family N-acetyltransferase has translation MNNVIITQLDPVKVPLVKRFYKEHYPTGKANKSELIYSLLMDNELCGVVRFRTIENVRLLTGMAISKEHRGKQLGSQLMDYCAQHTLTENDYCFAYAHLTSFYSRHQFVQIAPEQLPNGLRVLYERYSNSGKDLIPMHYQQNC, from the coding sequence ATGAACAATGTCATCATTACCCAATTAGACCCAGTAAAGGTTCCCCTCGTAAAACGTTTCTACAAGGAACATTATCCAACAGGGAAAGCCAATAAGAGTGAGCTTATCTATTCATTACTCATGGATAACGAGCTTTGTGGTGTCGTGCGTTTTCGGACGATAGAAAATGTTCGCTTACTTACCGGAATGGCTATATCAAAAGAACATCGTGGTAAGCAATTAGGCTCTCAGCTTATGGATTATTGTGCTCAGCATACACTGACGGAAAACGACTACTGCTTTGCATACGCTCACCTCACCAGCTTTTACTCACGACATCAGTTCGTACAGATCGCTCCAGAACAGCTACCCAATGGCTTAAGAGTTTTATACGAGCGCTATTCGAATAGCGGAAAAGATCTCATTCCTATGCATTATCAGCAAAATTGTTAG
- the pssA gene encoding CDP-diacylglycerol--serine O-phosphatidyltransferase translates to MIASRNPFIQLPTIAQNPDKFEVLLSAQEFRTRLLDEISRATTRISLVALYLEDDEAGREILTALYEAKQKNPELDVSVCVDWHRAQRGLIGAESSEGNAAMYKEFSEKYQHSVPVYGIPVRGKEVFGVLHLKGFIVDDSVIYSGASLNNIYLNYHDRYRFDRYHVLNNAALADSMFTYVHEQMISDSAVYDLADKNKPVTKELKPAIRQFRASLARSQYQFDGQDVSPEQVAVTPLVGIGKRRNRLNQGINQLVAQAKDEIFICTPYFNFPPSLAKEVKKALKRGVKVSIVVGDKTANDFFISPEEEFKTIGGLPYLYELNLRRFAKANEAHIASRNLSIRLWQHDSNSFHLKGIWVDKRYMLLTGNNLNPRAWKLDLENGIFIQDHYHHLTDKFQAEVDNILQHTQLICTYKQLDKVDSYPTEVQKLIRKITRVKADRVLKQIL, encoded by the coding sequence ATGATTGCCAGTAGGAATCCATTCATACAGTTGCCAACCATAGCGCAGAATCCTGACAAGTTTGAAGTACTACTATCAGCGCAAGAGTTTCGAACTCGCTTACTTGATGAGATATCTCGCGCAACGACTCGTATTAGTTTAGTCGCTTTGTACCTTGAAGATGATGAGGCTGGCCGTGAGATCCTAACTGCCTTATATGAAGCAAAGCAAAAGAATCCAGAACTAGACGTGAGTGTATGTGTCGATTGGCACAGAGCTCAACGTGGATTGATTGGCGCAGAGTCCTCTGAAGGCAACGCGGCAATGTATAAAGAGTTTTCTGAAAAGTATCAGCACTCTGTTCCTGTCTATGGCATCCCTGTTCGCGGTAAAGAAGTCTTTGGCGTATTGCACCTAAAAGGCTTTATTGTCGATGACAGCGTGATATACAGCGGTGCAAGCCTTAACAATATCTATCTGAATTACCATGATCGCTATCGCTTTGATCGCTACCATGTTTTAAACAACGCAGCACTTGCTGATTCGATGTTTACTTACGTGCACGAGCAGATGATCTCAGACAGTGCCGTTTACGACTTGGCAGATAAGAACAAGCCAGTAACTAAAGAACTGAAACCAGCGATTCGCCAGTTCCGAGCTTCACTAGCTCGATCTCAATACCAATTCGATGGTCAGGATGTTTCGCCAGAGCAAGTCGCCGTAACGCCATTAGTTGGTATTGGTAAACGACGTAACCGTCTGAATCAAGGCATCAATCAACTTGTCGCTCAAGCTAAAGATGAGATCTTTATCTGCACACCTTACTTCAACTTCCCACCTAGCCTAGCGAAGGAAGTGAAGAAAGCGCTTAAGCGTGGCGTAAAGGTCAGTATTGTTGTTGGTGATAAAACTGCGAACGATTTCTTTATCTCACCAGAAGAAGAGTTTAAAACGATTGGTGGCTTGCCATATCTTTACGAATTGAACTTACGCCGTTTCGCTAAAGCCAATGAAGCTCACATTGCTAGCCGCAATCTATCGATTCGACTTTGGCAACACGATTCTAATAGCTTCCACCTGAAGGGTATCTGGGTTGATAAGCGTTATATGCTCCTAACAGGCAATAATCTAAACCCTCGTGCATGGAAACTCGATCTAGAAAACGGTATCTTTATCCAAGATCACTACCATCACCTAACTGATAAGTTCCAAGCTGAAGTAGACAACATTCTTCAACACACTCAGCTTATCTGTACTTATAAGCAGTTAGATAAAGTAGATAGCTATCCAACGGAAGTTCAGAAGCTAATTCGTAAGATCACTCGTGTCAAAGCAGACAGAGTGCTTAAACAGATTCTATAG
- a CDS encoding RNA-binding protein: MNSKKSMLLIVALAVLGGIVFSQVDISPAITFILGVLASAFVVNFSSTDSKSDSEPKASTKTLYVGNLPYKANESHVRELFSEHGEVFAVRLMKDKRTGKRRGFGFVVMASNDVNHAISALNDKDYMQRTLKVRVANDPKHPEADESELS; this comes from the coding sequence ATGAACTCAAAAAAATCGATGTTGTTAATTGTCGCACTGGCTGTATTAGGCGGCATTGTTTTCTCTCAGGTAGATATATCGCCTGCAATTACCTTTATCCTTGGTGTCTTGGCTTCCGCTTTTGTTGTTAACTTTTCAAGCACCGACTCAAAATCAGATTCAGAACCTAAGGCTTCAACAAAAACACTTTATGTGGGTAACCTTCCATACAAAGCAAACGAATCACATGTGCGTGAATTATTCTCAGAACATGGTGAAGTCTTTGCGGTGCGTTTAATGAAAGACAAACGCACTGGTAAAAGAAGAGGCTTTGGATTTGTTGTTATGGCAAGTAATGATGTGAATCATGCAATCTCTGCACTTAATGATAAAGATTACATGCAACGAACTTTAAAAGTACGTGTTGCAAATGATCCTAAACATCCTGAAGCGGACGAATCTGAACTGAGCTAA
- the murI gene encoding glutamate racemase: MAVSDSLQKNILVFDSGVGGLSVYKEISQLLPNHNYIYVFDNEAYPYGELDQQVLIRRVQSIVASFVASHAIDIVVIACNTASTIVLPTLRANNLIPIVGVVPAIKPASLLANKAVGLIATPATITRQYTHDLIKNFSINKRVELLGSTRLVDMAEDKLRGEVINLQELQQILQPMLNIIDVAVLGCTHFPLIKSEIQRVLGSNVLLVDSGKAIAKRVQDLLDLESDNKEGGVREVFCSTLPKKESALNSMLKQLGFSSVQIRPLQDV, from the coding sequence ATCGCTGTGTCGGATAGTCTACAAAAAAATATATTGGTCTTTGATTCTGGAGTGGGTGGTCTATCTGTATATAAAGAGATAAGTCAGTTACTACCGAATCATAACTATATCTATGTATTCGACAACGAGGCTTATCCTTATGGTGAACTCGATCAGCAAGTGCTCATTCGTAGAGTTCAAAGCATAGTAGCCAGTTTTGTGGCTAGTCACGCGATTGATATCGTAGTGATAGCTTGCAATACAGCGAGCACGATTGTCTTACCGACACTCAGAGCTAATAATCTTATCCCTATCGTCGGTGTTGTACCGGCAATTAAGCCTGCATCCCTGCTTGCTAATAAAGCGGTCGGTCTTATTGCTACTCCCGCAACGATCACTCGTCAATACACACACGACTTAATCAAAAACTTCTCGATTAATAAAAGAGTCGAGCTTTTAGGTTCTACTCGGCTGGTGGATATGGCTGAAGATAAGCTCAGAGGGGAGGTGATTAATCTTCAAGAGTTACAGCAAATCCTTCAACCGATGCTCAATATTATTGATGTGGCCGTTTTAGGGTGCACACATTTCCCATTGATAAAGTCTGAGATTCAACGAGTCTTAGGAAGCAATGTTTTATTGGTTGATTCTGGTAAAGCGATCGCTAAGCGAGTGCAAGATTTATTGGATTTGGAAAGTGACAATAAAGAGGGGGGAGTGCGTGAGGTTTTTTGTAGTACACTTCCTAAAAAAGAAAGTGCACTAAATAGCATGTTAAAGCAGTTAGGGTTTAGCTCAGTTCAGATTCGTCCGCTTCAGGATGTTTAG
- a CDS encoding adenine nucleotide alpha hydrolase: MKKKVVISWSSGKDSTLTLERLLESAEYEVVALYTTYVGDEVPFQVTPIDVVAMQAQLIGLPLITIELPEVFPSNEIYQSTIVSALKGSGLSIDAVAFGDMFCNGIADYRKSYIEPVGWECVFPLLGENSQALAQEIIDRGIETFLVTVDSNALDKSYCGQKYTSELIDSLPSHVDPCGEDGEFHTLVTSAPCFKGKLKIDLENVEQGERFVHQRYQACII; the protein is encoded by the coding sequence ATGAAAAAGAAAGTCGTCATAAGTTGGTCATCAGGCAAAGACTCCACCTTAACCCTAGAGCGTTTGCTTGAGAGTGCCGAGTATGAAGTTGTTGCTCTCTATACTACGTATGTTGGAGATGAAGTCCCGTTTCAGGTAACTCCGATTGATGTGGTCGCCATGCAGGCACAATTAATCGGTTTGCCACTCATCACCATAGAGCTTCCTGAAGTGTTCCCAAGCAATGAGATTTACCAAAGTACGATTGTCTCAGCATTGAAAGGGTCTGGCTTATCAATTGATGCGGTCGCATTTGGCGATATGTTTTGTAACGGTATAGCCGACTACCGCAAAAGCTATATAGAACCGGTTGGTTGGGAGTGTGTGTTTCCTCTTCTGGGGGAGAACAGTCAGGCGCTAGCCCAAGAGATAATAGATAGAGGAATCGAAACCTTTCTCGTCACGGTTGATAGCAACGCATTGGACAAGAGTTACTGTGGGCAGAAATACACGTCAGAACTAATAGACAGTTTACCGAGTCATGTCGATCCATGTGGTGAAGACGGTGAGTTCCATACCCTAGTGACGTCAGCGCCGTGTTTTAAAGGAAAGCTTAAGATAGATCTAGAAAATGTAGAACAAGGTGAGCGTTTTGTTCATCAACGCTATCAAGCTTGCATTATATAG
- a CDS encoding TonB-dependent receptor, which produces MNKSLLAIAVASLLSPISNLYAQEASADETMVVTANRFEQPLSDVIASTTVVSKQEIEETQAKSLVDVLKRVPGVEVSQSGGRGHSASVFMRGYNSDQVLFLVDGVRIDSAAGGINFNHIPVGIIERVEVIRGSGGALYGSDAVAGVINVITASGSSAESTMISVGAGSDAQKEANFSTTRKLSNGGTVKLAGGFDETEGYDIKDPATGLNYGYESQNLFASYSQPINEAFTGSASVRWFDSLTEYDSGGKNYGYSENLSVTAALDYKGDNLSSTFRANQQAIENLDYSQAQGKDNAGTQKKIDLTNLQFLNQYYINENVSVGAGADWRREKLDDDALSYGFPDTLAGESRDTTGVYASSELRFGDVQIVGSVRNDKHDTYDNHTTWSLGTRYYLTEKHSLRAAAGTSFKAPSYSDLTTNPDLEPEEAENREIGYTGEFDLFKLDVTAYDNEVDNLIIWYEGSPSWYPQNVDAKLKGLEITGNFDTWFIHHTVVAEFKDHKDSAGNKLAKRADENYKWLMDASYADFDVNLTYTYTGDRAGNPKETTDPDNILPSVSLWDVSVGYWISPELVVRGRVDNLTNEKYQTTLGYNAPERRYFANLAYQF; this is translated from the coding sequence ATGAACAAATCCCTTTTAGCGATTGCTGTAGCATCGCTGCTTTCACCTATCTCCAATTTATACGCCCAAGAAGCCTCTGCCGACGAAACCATGGTGGTTACGGCTAACCGTTTTGAGCAGCCTTTAAGTGATGTGATTGCATCAACAACGGTTGTTTCTAAACAAGAAATAGAAGAAACCCAAGCTAAATCCCTAGTCGATGTCTTAAAACGAGTGCCTGGTGTCGAAGTATCGCAAAGTGGCGGACGTGGGCACAGCGCATCTGTTTTCATGCGTGGCTACAATAGCGATCAAGTATTGTTTCTTGTCGATGGTGTTCGTATTGATTCTGCGGCCGGCGGTATTAACTTCAACCATATTCCAGTCGGTATTATTGAAAGAGTTGAAGTGATTCGTGGCTCTGGCGGGGCTCTCTACGGTTCTGACGCTGTAGCGGGTGTAATTAATGTTATTACCGCGTCTGGTAGTTCGGCGGAATCAACAATGATTTCTGTTGGAGCAGGTAGTGACGCTCAAAAGGAAGCAAACTTTTCAACGACCCGTAAACTATCTAATGGCGGAACAGTGAAGCTTGCTGGTGGTTTTGATGAGACTGAAGGGTACGACATCAAAGACCCTGCGACTGGCCTTAACTATGGATATGAAAGCCAGAATCTTTTCGCGTCCTATTCTCAGCCTATTAATGAAGCCTTTACTGGTAGTGCATCCGTTCGTTGGTTCGATAGTTTAACTGAGTACGATTCTGGTGGTAAGAACTATGGGTATTCAGAGAACCTGAGTGTGACAGCTGCTCTTGATTATAAAGGTGATAACTTAAGCTCTACCTTTAGAGCTAATCAGCAAGCGATCGAGAACCTAGACTATTCACAAGCTCAAGGTAAAGACAATGCTGGTACCCAAAAGAAAATAGACCTAACGAATCTCCAGTTCTTGAATCAGTATTACATCAACGAGAACGTATCTGTGGGTGCTGGTGCGGATTGGCGTAGAGAAAAACTTGATGATGATGCTTTGTCATATGGCTTTCCAGATACACTAGCAGGGGAATCTCGCGATACGACGGGTGTTTACGCTTCTTCTGAACTTCGTTTCGGTGATGTTCAAATCGTAGGTAGCGTGCGTAACGATAAACATGATACATACGACAATCATACCACATGGTCTTTAGGTACTCGTTATTACCTAACCGAAAAGCACTCACTTAGAGCGGCTGCCGGCACATCATTTAAAGCGCCGAGCTATTCTGATCTAACAACCAATCCTGACCTAGAGCCGGAAGAAGCCGAAAACCGCGAAATCGGATATACCGGTGAATTCGATTTATTCAAGCTGGATGTGACCGCATACGATAATGAAGTCGATAACTTGATCATTTGGTATGAGGGTAGTCCGTCTTGGTATCCTCAAAACGTAGATGCAAAATTAAAAGGGCTAGAAATTACAGGTAATTTCGACACGTGGTTTATCCATCACACGGTTGTTGCTGAATTTAAAGATCATAAAGATTCAGCAGGCAACAAGTTAGCGAAGCGAGCAGATGAAAACTACAAGTGGTTGATGGATGCTTCATATGCAGATTTCGATGTAAACCTTACTTATACATATACAGGTGATAGAGCGGGTAATCCAAAAGAAACCACCGATCCAGATAATATCTTGCCATCAGTAAGCTTGTGGGATGTTTCTGTAGGGTATTGGATTTCACCTGAGTTGGTTGTTCGTGGTCGAGTTGATAACCTGACGAATGAAAAATACCAAACAACGCTAGGATATAATGCGCCTGAGCGTAGGTACTTTGCGAATCTAGCTTACCAATTCTAA
- the trmA gene encoding tRNA (uridine(54)-C5)-methyltransferase TrmA, with amino-acid sequence MANLDVNPQRYQEQLTEKTERLTEMFSEYNVPELEVYESPEQHYRMRAEFRVWHEGDDMYYVMFNQETKEKYRVDQFPAASRLINDLMPLLTDAMKNNHSLRHKLFQVDFLSTLSGEILVSLLYHRQLGEQWIQDAKALKQQLNDEGFNLNLIGRARKMKIVLDRDYVIEKLDVNGDSYIYQQVENSFTQPNSTVAEKMLEWAVDCTQDSKGDLLELYCGNGNFSLALAQNFERVLATELAKPSVESAQYNIAANKIDNVQIIRMSAEDFTVAMEGKREFRRLQQANIDLKSYNCNTIFVDPPRSGMDVDTCKMVQGYERIMYISCNPETLKENLEILSETHDITRFALFDQFPYTHHMEAGVFLERKA; translated from the coding sequence ATGGCGAATTTAGATGTAAACCCGCAACGCTACCAAGAACAACTGACAGAAAAGACTGAGCGTCTTACTGAAATGTTCTCAGAATATAATGTGCCTGAGCTGGAAGTGTATGAATCTCCAGAACAACACTACCGCATGCGTGCTGAGTTCCGCGTGTGGCATGAAGGTGACGATATGTATTACGTCATGTTCAATCAAGAGACCAAAGAAAAATATCGTGTAGACCAGTTCCCCGCTGCTAGTCGTCTTATCAATGACTTGATGCCTCTATTAACAGATGCAATGAAGAACAACCATTCTCTACGCCACAAGCTATTCCAAGTAGATTTCCTTTCTACGCTAAGCGGTGAGATTTTGGTGTCACTGCTTTATCACCGTCAGTTGGGTGAGCAATGGATTCAAGATGCTAAAGCGCTAAAACAGCAACTGAACGATGAAGGTTTCAATCTAAACCTGATTGGCCGTGCGCGTAAGATGAAAATCGTACTGGACCGCGACTACGTCATTGAAAAGCTAGACGTGAATGGTGACAGCTACATCTACCAACAAGTAGAGAACAGCTTTACTCAACCAAACAGCACAGTAGCAGAGAAAATGTTGGAATGGGCTGTTGACTGTACTCAAGACAGCAAAGGCGACTTGCTAGAGCTTTACTGTGGTAACGGTAACTTCTCATTAGCATTAGCACAGAACTTCGAACGTGTACTGGCAACAGAACTAGCGAAGCCATCAGTTGAATCAGCACAATACAACATTGCGGCGAACAAGATTGATAATGTTCAGATTATTCGTATGTCTGCGGAAGACTTTACCGTAGCAATGGAAGGCAAGCGTGAATTCCGCCGTCTACAGCAAGCAAACATCGATCTTAAGAGCTACAACTGCAACACTATCTTTGTTGATCCACCACGCTCAGGTATGGATGTTGATACTTGTAAGATGGTTCAAGGTTACGAGCGCATCATGTACATCTCTTGTAACCCTGAAACGTTGAAAGAGAACCTAGAGATCCTAAGCGAAACACACGACATCACTCGTTTTGCTCTGTTTGACCAGTTCCCTTACACGCACCATATGGAAGCTGGCGTATTCCTAGAGCGTAAAGCTTAA
- a CDS encoding YijD family membrane protein has translation MSNENNTVNRGSERKTLVLAVIAGVCGDALLSWVTMSEVGFSIFPLIALVLAVQALYQEYLTNPVSEDIPLVGLACFFVGAFGHSAFVKAQHPDAGSNFFAIIVAMLLLAWVGKKLGFIGKTA, from the coding sequence ATGTCGAATGAAAATAATACTGTAAACCGTGGTTCAGAAAGAAAGACACTCGTACTTGCTGTTATTGCCGGTGTGTGTGGTGATGCTCTGTTATCTTGGGTAACAATGAGCGAAGTGGGCTTCTCTATCTTCCCACTGATTGCTTTAGTCTTGGCTGTACAAGCACTTTACCAAGAGTACCTAACTAACCCAGTATCTGAAGATATTCCATTAGTAGGTTTAGCTTGTTTCTTTGTTGGCGCATTTGGCCACTCGGCTTTTGTGAAGGCACAGCACCCTGATGCTGGCTCAAACTTCTTTGCGATTATTGTCGCGATGTTGCTTCTTGCATGGGTAGGTAAGAAACTCGGCTTTATCGGCAAAACTGCTTAA